In a genomic window of Methanobrevibacter arboriphilus JCM 13429 = DSM 1125:
- a CDS encoding methionine synthase produces the protein MISTVVGSYPVFLKKNKSIKGKILSNIGAYDPYKLAIRYAVDSQLKAGIDLISDGQVRGEMVEIFAKSIPGFEIEGNTYSIKSKIYKHNKSIGANDLKLAIRYMKDFLSNSEEFSKEEKSKKGLKGIITGPSTIIQSSKLGPIYKDKSKAIIDMAYALKEESLSLEKAGAKIIQIDEPFFSTGLIDMEVAKESINIITEDLTIPAALHCCGDVKSVFKDIISFNIDVIDCEFAGHPNNFNILEKNANYLIDEGKKIGLGVIDTKKPIAESVEDISKIIEKGIKIVGKENLLIDPDCGMKLLPDEVAFKKLQNMVKAMNLHN, from the coding sequence ATGATAAGTACTGTTGTTGGTAGCTACCCAGTTTTTTTAAAAAAAAATAAATCTATTAAAGGAAAAATACTTTCCAATATAGGGGCTTATGACCCATATAAATTAGCTATACGTTATGCTGTTGATTCACAACTAAAGGCAGGAATTGATCTAATTTCTGATGGTCAAGTTAGGGGTGAGATGGTTGAAATATTTGCTAAATCTATTCCTGGCTTTGAAATTGAAGGAAACACTTATTCCATTAAATCTAAAATATATAAACACAATAAATCTATTGGAGCAAATGATTTAAAATTAGCTATCAGGTATATGAAAGATTTTTTATCTAATTCTGAAGAATTTTCTAAGGAAGAAAAATCTAAAAAAGGTTTAAAAGGTATTATTACTGGACCTTCTACTATTATTCAATCTTCTAAATTAGGACCTATATACAAGGACAAAAGCAAAGCTATAATTGATATGGCTTATGCACTTAAGGAAGAGTCTCTGTCTCTTGAAAAAGCAGGAGCTAAGATAATTCAAATTGATGAACCCTTCTTTTCAACTGGTTTAATAGATATGGAAGTGGCTAAAGAATCTATTAATATTATAACTGAAGATTTAACTATTCCTGCAGCTCTACATTGTTGTGGAGATGTTAAAAGTGTCTTTAAAGATATTATATCATTTAATATAGATGTTATTGATTGTGAATTTGCAGGTCATCCAAATAATTTTAATATTTTAGAGAAAAATGCTAATTATTTAATCGATGAAGGTAAAAAAATTGGTTTAGGTGTTATAGATACTAAAAAACCTATTGCTGAATCTGTAGAAGATATATCTAAAATTATTGAAAAAGGGATTAAGATTGTAGGTAAAGAAAACCTTTTAATAGATCCTGATTGTGGTATGAAACTTTTACCAGATGAAGTGGCATTTAAAAAACTTCAAAATATGGTTAAAGCTATGAATTTACATAATTAG